The region GCTTCCACCTTACTTGGCCATCGCATCCTTGGCCATGCCATCCTTTTTCATTTCATCCTTTTTCATCTCGCCCTTGGCCATGCCGTCTTTCGCCATGGCATCTTTTGCCATGCCATCCTTGGCCATGTGATCCTTCTTCATGTGCTTCTTGGCCATCGGCTTCTTCATGCCGTCCTTGCCCATCGCATCCTTGTGCATGGCGTCGGCCGAAGCGTCCTTGGCCATGGCATCTTTTTTCATGGCGTCCTGGGCGAAAGCGGCGCCCGACATGAGGATGGCGGAAGCGATGATGGCGGTGATGCTGGTTTTCATGATATGTCCTTGTCTCTGGGTTGTATGGGCGAGATTGCCCGGTGGTAAAGCTGTTGCTGTGCTACGGGTGATGCTTGCTGCTAAATAACAGGAAGGCCGGGAGGTGGTCAGGGCCAGGCGCATTGCCGCAGGCAGTACGATTAGTACGACAAGGCAATGCAACGCCGCACTGGCCGGCTCCCCGGTCTTCCTAAGAGCC is a window of Janthinobacterium rivuli DNA encoding:
- a CDS encoding pentapeptide MXKDX repeat protein, with product MKTSITAIIASAILMSGAAFAQDAMKKDAMAKDASADAMHKDAMGKDGMKKPMAKKHMKKDHMAKDGMAKDAMAKDGMAKGEMKKDEMKKDGMAKDAMAK